A section of the Bacteroidia bacterium genome encodes:
- the ftsZ gene encoding cell division protein FtsZ codes for MKTEDLKFDIPKIQSSIIKVIGVGGGGSNAVNHMYEQGIKGVEFAICNTDSQSLELSPVPNRIQLGSNLTEGRGAGSDPEVGKNAAMENLEDIKNLLMKETKMLFITAGMGGGTGTGAAPIIAKAARDMGILTVGIVTTPFTFEGLKRRRKAIEGIEQLKANVDTLLLISNEKLREIYGNLPLSKAFGNADEILSTAAKGIAEIITVPGYINVDFEDVRTTMANSGAAIMGSGTAEGEDRALKAVEQAIKSPLLDENDIQGAKYILLNITSGTKEILMDEISIITDYIQEEVGLDADMIWGHCYDESLSEKISVTIIATAFEGKHNKSLKEKPEKVVRKLDEKEPVKSPTQQMFLFEQRREEAQAEEEPRLVSDIEAEEAEQEALEQEMEMKVNEENVAEENDDEKQDQQSLEVKLRGELARKKRDLRVEKLKRLSFSVKTDLDQIESEPAFKRRNVQLDKVPHSSDSNISRYSLEEKEEKPEIRPSNGFLHDNVD; via the coding sequence ATGAAAACCGAGGATTTAAAATTCGACATTCCTAAGATCCAAAGCTCTATTATTAAAGTAATAGGTGTAGGGGGCGGGGGAAGCAATGCGGTGAATCACATGTACGAGCAAGGCATCAAGGGTGTAGAATTCGCCATTTGTAATACTGATTCACAATCTCTTGAGCTAAGCCCCGTGCCCAACAGAATTCAACTGGGTTCAAACCTCACCGAGGGCCGCGGAGCAGGCTCTGATCCTGAAGTGGGAAAGAACGCAGCAATGGAGAATCTTGAGGACATCAAGAACCTGTTAATGAAGGAAACAAAAATGCTTTTTATAACGGCAGGAATGGGAGGCGGTACCGGCACTGGCGCGGCTCCGATTATTGCCAAAGCCGCGCGCGATATGGGTATCCTCACCGTGGGCATCGTTACAACGCCTTTTACTTTTGAGGGATTAAAGCGCAGACGAAAAGCCATAGAAGGCATTGAGCAGTTAAAGGCCAATGTGGATACACTCCTCCTCATCAGCAATGAGAAGTTGCGGGAAATTTATGGAAACCTGCCGCTCTCAAAGGCTTTTGGGAATGCCGATGAAATTCTCTCTACAGCAGCAAAAGGCATAGCGGAGATCATTACGGTGCCGGGCTACATCAATGTGGATTTTGAGGACGTCAGAACCACGATGGCCAACAGCGGTGCAGCCATTATGGGCTCCGGCACAGCAGAGGGTGAGGACCGCGCGTTGAAAGCAGTGGAACAGGCCATAAAGTCGCCACTCCTTGACGAGAATGACATCCAGGGAGCGAAGTACATTCTCCTCAATATTACCTCCGGAACAAAGGAGATCCTGATGGATGAGATCTCAATTATTACGGATTACATCCAGGAGGAAGTTGGTCTTGATGCGGATATGATCTGGGGCCATTGTTATGATGAATCGCTTTCAGAAAAAATTTCTGTGACCATTATCGCCACTGCATTTGAAGGCAAGCACAACAAAAGCCTGAAGGAGAAACCGGAGAAAGTGGTGAGAAAGCTGGATGAGAAAGAGCCGGTTAAATCGCCCACGCAGCAGATGTTTTTGTTTGAGCAGCGCAGGGAAGAAGCGCAGGCAGAGGAAGAACCTCGTCTTGTCAGCGACATAGAAGCAGAAGAGGCCGAACAGGAAGCCCTGGAGCAGGAAATGGAAATGAAAGTGAACGAAGAAAATGTTGCAGAAGAGAATGATGATGAGAAACAGGATCAGCAATCGCTGGAGGTAAAACTGAGAGGAGAGCTTGCGCGGAAAAAGCGGGATTTGCGCGTAGAGAAGTTGAAGCGATTGAGTTTCAGCGTGAAGACTGACCTGGACCAGATTGAATCAGAACCGGCCTTTAAGCGCAGGAACGTACAGCTCGACAAAGTGCCCCATTCATCTGACAGCAATATTTCGCGCTACTCGCTCGAAGAAAAAGAGGAAAAGCCTGAAATACGTCCCAGCAATGGCTTTCTTCATGATAATGTAGATTAG
- the ftsA gene encoding cell division protein FtsA, which produces MENSEIIVGLDIGTTKICAIVGRKNEYGKIDILGLGRCESAGVSRGVVTNIDKTVDAIKNAVEQSGMKSDVEIKVVHVGIAGQHIKSLQHRGIIVRNRAEDEINYDDTDRLINDMHKLVMQPGEEIIHVIPQEYTVDSEHGIKDPIGMAGVRLEGNFHIITGKVTAAKNIHRCVTKAGLEVAGLILEPIASAEAVLAEEEKEAGVALVDIGGGTTDIAIFQEGIIRHTAVIPLGGNIITEDIKDGCTVMKRQAETLKVKFGSALADETRENEIISIPGLKGREPKEISVRNLAHIIQARVEEIFEHVYYEIKSSGFEKKLICGIVLTGGGAQLKHITQLVEYITGMDTRIGYPTEHLSKGMIEEVKSPMYATGIGLVIRGLNARRKSSLTQPGNLKDPAKENGKPARDPWYASIFSKGKKWLEDDSGMDDYIK; this is translated from the coding sequence ATGGAAAACTCAGAAATAATTGTGGGACTTGACATCGGGACGACAAAGATCTGCGCAATAGTGGGCCGTAAAAATGAATACGGAAAAATTGATATTTTAGGGCTTGGCCGTTGCGAATCGGCTGGCGTCTCTCGTGGCGTGGTTACCAATATTGACAAAACCGTGGATGCAATAAAAAATGCCGTGGAGCAGTCAGGCATGAAGAGCGATGTGGAGATCAAGGTGGTGCATGTAGGAATTGCAGGGCAGCACATCAAAAGCCTTCAGCACCGGGGCATCATTGTGCGCAACCGGGCAGAGGATGAAATCAATTATGATGATACTGACCGGCTCATAAATGATATGCACAAGTTGGTGATGCAGCCGGGAGAGGAGATCATTCATGTCATTCCACAGGAATATACGGTGGACAGCGAGCATGGCATCAAAGATCCGATTGGCATGGCCGGGGTACGGCTGGAAGGTAACTTCCACATTATCACCGGCAAAGTGACGGCAGCCAAAAATATCCATCGTTGCGTAACCAAAGCAGGACTTGAAGTAGCCGGACTCATTCTGGAGCCCATCGCATCAGCAGAGGCGGTGCTGGCCGAAGAAGAAAAAGAAGCGGGGGTGGCGCTTGTTGATATTGGAGGAGGAACCACTGACATCGCTATTTTCCAGGAAGGAATTATCCGGCACACGGCTGTAATTCCTTTAGGCGGAAATATTATTACTGAAGATATTAAAGACGGCTGCACGGTGATGAAACGCCAGGCAGAGACGCTGAAAGTGAAGTTCGGTTCTGCGCTGGCTGATGAAACACGCGAGAACGAGATCATTTCAATTCCGGGACTGAAAGGGCGCGAACCCAAGGAAATCAGCGTAAGAAACCTGGCGCATATCATCCAGGCGAGGGTGGAGGAGATATTTGAGCATGTTTATTACGAGATCAAAAGCAGTGGCTTCGAAAAGAAACTGATCTGTGGCATCGTGCTCACAGGCGGTGGAGCACAGTTGAAGCACATTACTCAGCTCGTGGAATATATTACCGGAATGGATACGCGCATCGGTTATCCTACAGAGCATCTTTCAAAAGGGATGATCGAGGAAGTGAAAAGCCCGATGTACGCTACCGGAATTGGCCTCGTGATCAGAGGATTGAACGCACGCAGGAAAAGCTCGCTGACCCAGCCCGGAAACCTGAAGGATCCGGCTAAGGAAAATGGCAAACCAGCGCGCGATCCCTGGTATGCTTCTATATTTTCTAAAGGAAAAAAATGGCTGGAGGATGATAGCGGCATGGACGATTATATTAAGTGA
- the murC gene encoding UDP-N-acetylmuramate--L-alanine ligase, translated as MKRIYFIGIGGIGMSALASYFKLKGHIVAGYDRTPSEITEMLKAQNIPVHFEDNVEQIPQEFREKNNVLVVYTPAVPASHSELNYFKNNGFEIKKRSQVLAEVVNFKYTIAVAGTHGKTTTAAMIVNILREAKMPMLAFLGGIATNIQSNFYSYENGKEAIAVAEADEFDRSFLQLNPDVAVITSMDSDHLDVYADADQLTAAYIEFSNRIRNKGTLAVRQGLNIKKPEIAEKLVSFGIEDDSDITAENIRIENGHFVFELNEKQKQTFTIKMLVPGRHNVLNALAAFAATANLVESPQQVKKGLESFTGVHRRFEYHLRTPEMVYVDDYAHHPEELRQTILALQELYPQKKVTGIFQPHLYSRTRDFAESFAQSLSLLDEVVLLPVYPAREEPIPGVDAEMILNRMTLADKHLVKKEHLLGFLQTHKVEVLATLGAGDIDRLAGPIANLLRQRLNEKHLAS; from the coding sequence ATGAAAAGAATTTATTTCATAGGAATTGGCGGAATCGGGATGAGTGCGCTGGCCAGCTATTTTAAGCTGAAAGGGCATATTGTGGCCGGTTATGACCGCACTCCTTCTGAAATAACTGAGATGCTAAAAGCGCAAAATATCCCTGTGCATTTTGAAGATAATGTGGAACAGATACCACAGGAATTTCGGGAAAAAAATAATGTTCTAGTGGTTTACACGCCAGCCGTTCCTGCTTCCCATTCAGAATTAAATTATTTTAAAAATAATGGTTTTGAAATAAAAAAGAGAAGCCAGGTACTGGCTGAAGTGGTAAACTTTAAATACACAATTGCCGTAGCCGGAACGCATGGAAAGACCACAACAGCGGCTATGATTGTCAACATTCTTCGCGAAGCAAAAATGCCAATGCTGGCTTTTCTTGGCGGAATTGCGACAAATATTCAATCCAATTTTTATAGCTACGAAAATGGGAAGGAAGCCATAGCCGTGGCTGAAGCTGATGAATTTGACCGCTCATTCCTGCAACTGAATCCTGATGTGGCAGTGATCACCAGTATGGACAGCGATCATCTTGACGTATATGCAGATGCAGATCAACTTACCGCAGCATATATCGAATTTTCAAATCGGATTCGGAATAAAGGAACGTTGGCGGTACGTCAGGGATTGAATATTAAAAAACCTGAAATAGCGGAAAAACTAGTGAGTTTTGGAATTGAAGATGACTCGGATATTACCGCAGAAAACATAAGAATTGAAAACGGCCATTTTGTTTTTGAATTAAATGAAAAACAAAAACAAACATTTACTATAAAAATGCTGGTACCGGGCCGGCACAATGTACTGAATGCACTGGCCGCTTTTGCCGCTACCGCTAATTTGGTAGAAAGTCCGCAGCAGGTGAAGAAAGGACTGGAGAGTTTTACCGGGGTGCATCGCAGGTTTGAGTATCATTTACGTACGCCTGAGATGGTGTATGTGGATGATTATGCCCACCATCCTGAGGAATTGCGACAAACCATCCTGGCCCTGCAGGAGCTATATCCGCAGAAAAAGGTGACCGGCATTTTCCAGCCGCACCTCTACAGCCGCACCCGCGACTTTGCAGAGAGCTTTGCGCAAAGCCTGTCATTGCTGGATGAGGTGGTGTTGCTGCCTGTGTATCCGGCACGCGAGGAGCCGATACCCGGTGTGGATGCTGAGATGATACTGAACCGAATGACGCTGGCCGATAAGCATCTGGTGAAGAAGGAGCATTTGCTGGGTTTCCTGCAAACACATAAGGTGGAAGTGCTTGCCACGCTGGGAGCCGGAGACATTGACCGGCTGGCAGGCCCTATCGCAAACCTCCTCCGTCAGCGACTCAACGAAAAACACCTGGCATCATGA
- the murG gene encoding undecaprenyldiphospho-muramoylpentapeptide beta-N-acetylglucosaminyltransferase, with protein sequence MSIKPHKDLRIIIGGGGTGGHLFPALAIGQYLRDHFGAEVLFAGALGKMEMTRVPELGFEIVGLDIRGFNRSNMLKNLALPFKILKAVRKAGRMIRDFRPLVVVGVGGYSSGPVLYAAQQQKIPTLIQEQNSFPGITNKMLGKKAATICAGFEGLEKYFDQRKIVVTGNPVRQSIADNKGKPDAFHDEVNVLVMGGSLGSRTLNESIIGNLEKLRSAKLKLTWQTGNYYWKEMQERTKGMLNGSIAMMPFIDNMDEVYQKSDIVVSRAGALSISELSLLGKPTILVPSPNVAEDHQTKNARSLEMKNAAILITDAEAREKLADAIIALANDKNKRSELKQNIAKLGKPDATKRIAEEIMRLAKGI encoded by the coding sequence ATGAGCATTAAGCCACATAAAGATTTAAGGATCATCATTGGCGGTGGAGGCACCGGAGGGCATCTCTTTCCTGCACTGGCGATCGGGCAATATTTGCGCGATCACTTCGGGGCGGAGGTGCTCTTTGCAGGTGCCCTGGGAAAAATGGAAATGACCCGCGTACCGGAGTTGGGATTCGAAATTGTGGGCCTGGACATCAGGGGCTTCAACCGCAGCAATATGTTGAAAAATCTTGCTTTGCCTTTCAAGATCCTGAAAGCTGTACGAAAGGCCGGCAGGATGATCCGCGATTTCCGGCCGCTGGTGGTGGTGGGTGTTGGAGGTTACAGCAGTGGCCCGGTGCTTTACGCGGCTCAGCAGCAAAAGATCCCTACGCTTATTCAGGAGCAGAATTCATTTCCCGGAATTACCAACAAAATGCTCGGGAAAAAAGCCGCCACCATCTGTGCTGGTTTCGAGGGCCTGGAGAAGTATTTTGACCAGAGGAAAATTGTGGTGACCGGAAACCCGGTGCGCCAATCCATTGCCGATAATAAAGGAAAGCCGGACGCTTTTCACGATGAAGTAAATGTATTGGTGATGGGAGGAAGCCTGGGCTCAAGAACGCTGAACGAAAGCATCATCGGCAATCTTGAAAAGTTGCGCAGCGCAAAACTTAAGCTCACCTGGCAAACCGGCAATTACTACTGGAAGGAAATGCAGGAGCGCACAAAAGGAATGCTCAATGGAAGCATAGCCATGATGCCATTTATTGATAACATGGATGAGGTATATCAAAAATCTGACATTGTGGTTTCGAGGGCGGGCGCACTTAGTATCTCTGAACTCTCGCTTCTTGGAAAGCCCACCATCCTGGTGCCTTCTCCCAACGTGGCCGAAGACCACCAGACCAAAAATGCGCGAAGCCTGGAAATGAAAAATGCCGCAATTCTTATTACGGATGCCGAGGCCAGAGAAAAATTAGCAGACGCCATTATTGCCCTTGCAAATGATAAAAACAAAAGATCAGAATTAAAACAAAATATCGCCAAACTCGGAAAGCCTGATGCAACAAAGCGAATTGCTGAGGAAATAATGCGCCTCGCGAAAGGCATTTGA
- a CDS encoding FtsW/RodA/SpoVE family cell cycle protein has protein sequence MQWLTSRTKGDMLIWMIILILSLFSLLAVYSSTGTLAYRYHAGNTEYYLFKHLMLLAFGLGVVYLAHRVNYKYYSRISQVLLWASVPLLLLTLFLGTEINDAKRWLTLPGINLTFQTSDLGKLALIMFIARMLSKKQDMIKSFSKAYLPIMGAVLLVCACIAPADLSTAMLLFLTCLILMFIGRMDVRHLLLAPAAGIIVLCIYIGIATATGSTGRIETWQSRVESFWNDDLGSYQNQQAKIAMATGGIFGKGPGNSTQRNFLPNPFSDFIFAIIIEEYGLLGGFFLILLYLLLLYRSIALVIKSPRAFGALLGVGLAFSLVIQAMVNMAVNVHLFPVTGLTLPLVSMGGTSLWFTSLSLGIILSVSRDIEINEELEQNEKMAIA, from the coding sequence ATGCAGTGGCTGACTTCACGTACGAAAGGTGATATGCTGATCTGGATGATCATTCTCATCCTATCACTATTTTCACTGCTGGCGGTATATAGCTCCACAGGTACGCTGGCTTATCGCTACCATGCCGGCAATACGGAGTACTACCTCTTTAAGCACCTGATGCTGCTCGCATTTGGCCTGGGCGTGGTATATCTCGCTCACCGCGTCAATTATAAATACTACTCGCGGATTTCACAAGTATTGCTCTGGGCTTCAGTGCCGCTCCTCCTGTTAACGCTTTTTTTAGGAACTGAAATAAACGATGCCAAGAGATGGCTCACCCTGCCCGGCATCAATCTCACGTTTCAGACTTCTGACCTCGGAAAGCTGGCGCTTATCATGTTCATTGCGCGGATGCTCAGCAAGAAACAGGATATGATCAAGAGCTTCAGCAAAGCCTACCTGCCCATCATGGGTGCGGTGCTGCTCGTCTGCGCCTGTATTGCCCCGGCTGATCTTTCCACGGCAATGCTGCTTTTTCTTACCTGCCTCATCCTGATGTTTATTGGGCGCATGGATGTCCGGCATCTGCTGCTGGCACCTGCTGCGGGCATAATCGTATTGTGCATATACATCGGCATTGCCACGGCAACCGGCAGCACCGGCCGTATTGAAACGTGGCAGTCGCGCGTGGAAAGCTTCTGGAATGACGACCTGGGAAGTTATCAGAATCAGCAGGCTAAGATCGCGATGGCCACAGGAGGAATATTCGGAAAAGGACCCGGCAACAGCACACAGCGAAATTTCCTCCCCAACCCGTTTTCGGATTTCATTTTCGCGATCATTATTGAGGAATATGGCCTTCTTGGTGGATTCTTCCTCATTTTGCTATACCTGCTTTTGTTGTACCGAAGCATTGCTTTAGTCATTAAAAGTCCGCGCGCTTTTGGGGCCTTGCTGGGGGTTGGCCTGGCCTTCAGTCTGGTGATCCAGGCGATGGTGAATATGGCGGTGAATGTCCATCTCTTCCCGGTAACGGGACTTACACTTCCGCTGGTGAGCATGGGAGGAACCTCCCTCTGGTTTACCAGTTTGTCGCTGGGCATCATTCTCAGCGTGAGCCGCGACATAGAGATTAATGAAGAACTGGAACAGAACGAAAAAATGGCCATTGCATGA
- the murD gene encoding UDP-N-acetylmuramoyl-L-alanine--D-glutamate ligase yields the protein MVEAKKNIVILGAGESGTGAAILARKLGYGVLVSDSGAIQDNFKKELLDSDIEFEENGHTAARILKADEIIKSPGIPDKAEIIQQLKKQGTPVISEIEFGYRHSSGTMIGITGTNGKSTTTALTHYILQQEGLDVALGGNIGKSLARLVAERDREFYVLELSSFQLDGLVSYRNHIAVLLNITPDHLERYDNMFQKYVESKFRIGLNQSKDDYFICNYDDEAIRKQVEKHKSSAALLPFSHKETLQKGAFIKNEHIHFNINKRENFMTSFEEVLLQGMHNRYNTMAAGIAAKLAGVRSETIRESLKSFCGLEHRLEQVAKVRGIDFINDSKGTNVNSVWYALESMKQPVVWIVGGIDKGNDYGQLATLVREKVKAIVCLGIDNSRIREAFGEDIPLMVETRDMTTAVHQAFELAKSGDAVLLSPACASFDLFRNYEDRGTQFKEAVRHL from the coding sequence ATGGTGGAAGCGAAGAAAAATATCGTGATTTTGGGAGCCGGAGAAAGTGGAACAGGCGCGGCCATTCTTGCCCGGAAACTTGGCTATGGCGTGCTGGTCTCGGATTCCGGGGCCATTCAGGACAATTTCAAAAAGGAGCTTTTGGATTCAGATATTGAATTTGAAGAAAATGGCCATACTGCCGCCCGGATATTAAAGGCTGACGAGATAATAAAAAGTCCGGGAATTCCTGACAAGGCGGAGATCATTCAGCAACTAAAAAAGCAGGGAACTCCGGTCATTTCTGAGATTGAATTTGGCTACCGTCACAGCAGCGGAACCATGATCGGGATTACCGGAACCAACGGAAAATCTACCACCACCGCTCTTACGCACTACATCCTGCAACAGGAAGGATTGGATGTAGCCCTTGGCGGAAATATAGGCAAAAGCCTGGCGCGCCTCGTGGCTGAGCGCGATCGCGAATTCTATGTGCTTGAGCTCAGCAGTTTTCAACTGGATGGACTGGTAAGCTACCGAAACCACATCGCGGTGCTCCTGAACATTACGCCTGACCACCTTGAGCGCTACGATAATATGTTCCAAAAGTATGTCGAGTCAAAATTCAGAATTGGATTGAACCAATCAAAGGATGACTATTTCATCTGCAACTATGATGATGAGGCCATAAGAAAACAGGTTGAAAAGCACAAGTCCAGTGCAGCGCTCCTGCCTTTCAGCCATAAGGAAACGTTGCAGAAAGGAGCCTTTATTAAAAACGAACACATTCATTTTAATATAAATAAGAGGGAAAATTTCATGACTTCATTTGAAGAAGTTCTTTTACAGGGAATGCACAACCGCTACAATACAATGGCTGCGGGGATTGCTGCCAAGCTTGCCGGTGTTCGCAGCGAAACGATCAGAGAAAGCCTGAAATCGTTCTGCGGCCTGGAGCATCGCCTTGAGCAAGTGGCGAAGGTGCGGGGTATTGATTTTATCAATGACAGCAAGGGTACGAATGTGAACTCCGTATGGTATGCACTGGAAAGCATGAAGCAGCCGGTCGTATGGATAGTTGGAGGAATAGACAAAGGAAATGACTACGGCCAGCTTGCTACTCTGGTAAGAGAAAAGGTGAAAGCCATTGTGTGCCTCGGAATTGACAACTCCCGGATCCGGGAGGCATTTGGTGAGGATATTCCGCTGATGGTGGAAACGCGGGATATGACTACAGCGGTCCACCAGGCTTTTGAGTTGGCCAAATCGGGTGATGCCGTTCTCCTTTCTCCGGCCTGCGCCAGCTTCGATCTTTTCAGAAATTACGAAGACAGGGGAACTCAATTCAAGGAGGCCGTGAGGCATTTGTGA
- the mraY gene encoding phospho-N-acetylmuramoyl-pentapeptide-transferase, with the protein MLYYLFTYLDAEYGIPGAGLFQFISFRTAMAVMLSLIITMLFGKQIIALLQRQQVKESVRNLGLEGQIEKQGTPTMGGLIILSAILFPVLFFAKLGNIYILIMLIATVWLGAIGFLDDYIKVFKKDKRGLAGKFKIMGQVSIGIIVGALIYFHPDIVIRESMSSHKLEQLDPGYGDIYNVQENTTAQDTGQLYNVDLHSTKTTIPFFKENEFDYAIILESISSDYREYTWILYILIVIFIITAVSNGVNMADGLDGLASGLSAIVFAVLALFAYVSGNTIFADYLNIMYIPNLGELVIFSGALVGACVGFLWFNAFPAKVFMGDTGSLALGGLIAVLALLVRKELLIPLLCGLFLIENVSVILQVAYFKYTKRKYGEGRRIFKMAPLHHHYQKLGFHESKIVTRFWIVGVFLGLLTIITLKIR; encoded by the coding sequence ATGTTGTATTATCTTTTTACATATCTCGATGCCGAGTACGGGATACCCGGTGCAGGACTGTTTCAGTTCATTTCGTTCAGGACGGCAATGGCGGTGATGCTTTCGCTCATCATCACCATGCTCTTCGGAAAGCAGATTATTGCCCTGTTGCAGCGGCAGCAAGTAAAGGAATCAGTTCGCAACCTGGGACTGGAAGGACAGATTGAGAAGCAGGGAACTCCGACTATGGGCGGGCTCATCATACTCTCAGCCATCCTATTCCCGGTGCTGTTCTTTGCTAAACTTGGCAATATCTACATTCTCATTATGCTTATTGCCACAGTATGGCTGGGTGCGATAGGATTTCTTGACGATTATATTAAAGTATTCAAAAAAGACAAACGCGGCCTGGCAGGCAAGTTCAAGATCATGGGCCAGGTAAGCATTGGGATTATTGTCGGAGCGCTGATCTATTTCCATCCGGACATCGTGATCCGCGAAAGCATGTCCTCTCATAAACTGGAGCAGCTTGATCCCGGATATGGCGATATATATAATGTACAGGAAAATACTACGGCACAAGATACTGGGCAATTGTACAATGTTGATCTGCATTCCACCAAAACCACGATTCCGTTTTTTAAGGAAAATGAATTTGATTACGCCATCATACTGGAATCCATTTCGAGCGACTACCGCGAATACACCTGGATCCTCTACATTCTCATCGTCATCTTCATCATCACGGCCGTTTCCAATGGGGTGAATATGGCGGATGGCCTGGATGGCCTCGCTTCCGGACTGTCGGCTATCGTATTCGCAGTACTTGCACTCTTTGCCTACGTTTCCGGCAATACCATTTTTGCGGATTATCTTAATATAATGTACATCCCAAATCTGGGTGAGCTTGTAATATTTTCCGGAGCATTGGTGGGGGCCTGCGTGGGATTTTTATGGTTCAATGCCTTTCCCGCGAAGGTATTTATGGGCGATACCGGAAGTCTTGCCTTGGGCGGGCTTATCGCTGTTTTGGCTTTGCTGGTACGTAAGGAATTGCTCATCCCACTGCTCTGCGGCCTTTTCCTTATTGAGAATGTATCGGTGATACTGCAGGTGGCGTATTTCAAATACACCAAAAGAAAATATGGTGAAGGCAGGCGAATCTTCAAAATGGCACCTCTTCATCATCATTATCAGAAATTAGGATTTCATGAAAGCAAGATCGTGACCCGCTTCTGGATCGTAGGCGTATTTCTGGGGCTTCTCACCATCATCACATTAAAGATAAGGTAG
- a CDS encoding UDP-N-acetylmuramoyl-L-alanyl-D-glutamate--2,6-diaminopimelate ligase, whose translation MPLLKDILPGNLIVRSEGDLQQEVLHLTFDSREVKSGSLFFAVKGVLADGHRFISKATESGAVAVVCEEWPEEAGNSSTIIQVTDSREALAMAAAEFYEHPSRQLELVGVTGTNGKTTVCTLLYQLFTWLGYPSGLLSTVNVHIREQVVPATHTTPDPVELNKLLRQMVDEGCDYCFMEVSSHAVVQHRVSGLIFSGGVFTNITHDHLDYHLTFSDYIKAKKTFFDRLGKQAFALFNEDDKNGKVMVQNTSARIRSYGLRSMADYSAKVLENDITGMHLRIGQQDLYTQITGRFNASNLLAVFAVASELEVPETEILHGLSKLAQVEGRFDFVRSESGITGIVDYAHTPDALENVLRSIREINIEKGNVLTVVGCGGNRDKAKRPVMARLAAEYSDKVILTSDNPRNEDPEAIIDDMKTGLLPEDRAKILVITNRREAIRTACHIASRGDIVLVAGKGHEKYQEINGVKKDFDDKMELYENLKELMS comes from the coding sequence TTGCCTCTGCTCAAAGACATATTGCCCGGTAATCTCATTGTGCGTTCTGAAGGGGACTTGCAGCAAGAGGTGCTGCATCTCACTTTTGATTCCAGGGAAGTGAAGTCCGGCTCCTTATTTTTTGCGGTAAAGGGTGTATTGGCTGATGGCCACCGGTTTATTTCAAAGGCAACGGAAAGCGGTGCCGTGGCAGTGGTATGTGAGGAATGGCCGGAGGAAGCCGGAAATAGTTCCACTATTATCCAGGTGACAGATTCGCGGGAAGCTCTGGCCATGGCGGCTGCTGAATTTTATGAGCATCCATCCCGGCAACTCGAACTGGTGGGCGTAACGGGCACGAATGGAAAAACCACCGTATGTACCTTGCTATACCAGCTCTTTACCTGGCTGGGCTATCCCTCCGGGTTGCTGTCAACGGTAAATGTGCATATCAGAGAGCAGGTTGTCCCTGCCACACATACTACTCCTGATCCGGTCGAACTCAATAAACTCTTGCGCCAAATGGTGGATGAAGGTTGCGACTACTGCTTCATGGAAGTGAGCAGCCATGCAGTGGTTCAGCATCGTGTCTCTGGGTTGATATTCTCAGGCGGAGTATTCACCAATATCACCCACGACCACCTGGACTACCATCTCACTTTCAGTGATTATATCAAAGCCAAAAAAACTTTTTTTGACCGGCTGGGGAAGCAGGCATTTGCACTTTTTAACGAGGATGATAAAAATGGAAAGGTGATGGTGCAAAATACCTCCGCACGGATCAGGAGTTATGGCTTGCGCTCTATGGCTGATTACTCGGCAAAGGTGCTGGAGAACGATATTACCGGAATGCACTTACGGATAGGGCAGCAGGATCTTTATACTCAGATTACCGGACGGTTCAATGCGAGCAATCTGCTGGCGGTATTTGCCGTAGCCTCGGAACTTGAAGTGCCGGAAACCGAGATCCTTCACGGGCTGAGCAAACTGGCACAGGTGGAAGGGCGCTTTGATTTTGTGCGAAGCGAAAGCGGCATCACCGGCATTGTGGATTATGCCCATACGCCTGACGCGCTCGAAAACGTGCTGCGCAGCATCCGTGAAATAAATATTGAGAAAGGGAATGTGCTTACCGTGGTAGGCTGTGGCGGCAACCGCGACAAAGCCAAACGACCCGTTATGGCGCGCCTGGCCGCAGAATATTCTGATAAAGTGATCCTCACGTCAGACAATCCGCGGAATGAAGATCCGGAAGCAATTATTGACGATATGAAAACCGGCCTCCTGCCGGAAGACCGGGCCAAGATCCTTGTCATTACCAATCGCAGGGAAGCCATTCGTACGGCCTGCCATATTGCAAGCCGTGGAGATATAGTATTAGTGGCCGGAAAGGGACACGAGAAATACCAGGAAATAAACGGAGTGAAAAAGGATTTTGATGATAAAATGGAGCTGTATGAAAACCTGAAAGAACTGATGAGCTGA